The Antechinus flavipes isolate AdamAnt ecotype Samford, QLD, Australia chromosome 5, AdamAnt_v2, whole genome shotgun sequence DNA segment CAGATAGCGAGGGAGGCCCCCTCTGTGGGAGTCCTTGAGCGAAGCTGAGGGGATCAGAGAGTGGTTTCCATGGGGGCACGGGTTGCACCTGATACCCACCCGGGCTCCCTGCCAACCCAGAGGTTCTGGGATGCTGGGACTGGGTGCCTACTCGTCTCTTTAAAAATAGCCATGGGATCATGACTGCTTTGCCTCTCTTGCCAGGGCAAATGCGACAACAGCAGCACGATACTAGCTGAAAACAACCTGGTCTTTCCCAACTTGACAGATCAAGATGGATGCTTCTCTTCTGGATTCAATAAGGTACCCAGCCCCTGAGCCACCAAACAAATGGGCTGCAAAGGAACGTGGAGACCCTCCTTTCATGGAAGCCTCGTTTATTATTAATGAGGAAAGGGCAGCCCTCGCTGCATCAGGGAGACCTCTCGCCCACTGGCACGAGGCACAGGGCTCATGACTCCCACCTTCATGGGCTCTCCATGGCCTCACACTTGAATCAATGTGGGACACCTTGATTCCTGGGCACTTGGCTCCTAACTAAGTGTGTGACCGCCCGTGTTCACAGGCAATGTCTAGGCTATGAGTACACACAGAAAATGAGTAGCTATGGGACCCATAGAACTATAAATAAGGGAAAGGAGGACTTCTACTGCTACTTTGAGATCCACTAGTACCTAATGGGGAATATGCCAtataggagaaaagaaggaacagatagatggatggatggagggagggagggagggaggaagggagagagagagagggggatggatggagggatggatggatggagggagggaggaagggatggagggatggagggaacagatagatagatggatggatggatggatagcaATAGAGATATATTCATTATACATATTTTCTATGTTCATCTATCTATTTAATATGCATTTCACAAGGCAGCTAATTTAAAAGAGGTCCCAAATGATGGTCTCATTTTCATGTCTTTAAACAAACCTGGGTATCTCTGTTGGTGTTGATGTATTTTTACACTTCAAAATCTCCAAGAATTAGAAGCCTGTGAAAGATGTTAGCCAGATTATCTTCTATTCCATGGTCTATTGACCTCTCCTCTCTAGCTGGCCATTGGTAGGCTATCAAgctctctttcttcataaaatcaTTCTGATCGGCCCTTCTCCCATCCAAACAGTGAGATAATCTGTCCTGAATCTTAATTACTCCATGAAAATAATCCAAGTGCAAGACCCACTGACCTAGGGAAGGTCTATAATttaagacagaaaagagaatagGGAAAATCTGGGGAATTCAGCCTATTCCCAGATCTCAACACCTGTTTGGCTTTTAGTGAAATCACTGAAGTGGTGTCTCTGCTTGTCCAGATGGAAAATAAGGCAGCTGGACTTTTCCAACTCCATAGGGTCACTGGGAGGAGAAATGGGATGATattgtagaaaaagcattttaattttgttagaGGGgtaaggaaaagggggaaaggggcaATATAAGTTCTGCTTTGAAAGacctattttaattattttatatacttttcccCCCATTGGTaactataatttttctatttttcacataAGGAGACATGCCTGATAAAGCTCATCAGTAAACTGCAGGAATTTGACGGGTATCTCCAGTTGTGGAAAATGAGCTGAGAGAAAAGCAAAGCAGGACTGGAACATTAAAAACACTCACGACTCAACTAGCCGAGTCTCTGAAATTATTGGTGAGTTTCCCTTTGCCCATTTCAAGAAACAATGGTCCCAACTTAGAAATGGCCATAGGCAGGTCCAAGGAACAGGCTTCCCCAAGAAAACTTGAAAGTCCTTTAAACTGCActacttctcaaaaaaaaaaaaaaaaaagatagctaaaAGCCAACAAAAAGCCCCATCACGGGCTTCCTGACAATTACAGCGCTGCTTACCCTCTCTTTCTGTGGAAGCTGTTGGGACATCTCATTTTTGTGCCAGCTGTAGAGAGTTGAAACAAATAATATTCAACATTAACTTCGGAAGTCCTTGAGAGACAGGAAGTGGGAAATGTCTCTTCATGTGCCTGTCTGAAACACGTGCCGGCTGTCAAGAAAacgtaaagaaaaaaaattcacgaCCGCAGCCCCAGAAAAAAGTATACAGTCGTTTTTCACTTTTAGGACAGGCTTTTAAGGGAATTCTTGAGAACTTGCAGCATAAAAAGTCTTAGGAGGGGTTAGCAGAGGGTTAGGTGTGGCGATATCAAGGAGATGGTAGGCAAAAGTGACAAGGAGTCTGTGAGCACTCCAGCCAGATTCCCAAGATTTCATACATTCCAAGAATGGGAGATTCCACTTGTAGCCACTGATTGCCTTCCCCTTCTGACTCACACCCGTTCTTCCAGGCAAGTCCAAGACTAAAGGAGGGAGATAAGAGTAGGTCAGGAGGACATGTCTGCAAAGAAAGTCATGGCTAGAAAATCTTTCAACTCTAGAGGGGATTTTTTAATCACtgaaaagaagaatagaaatacTAGACCCGTGGTGTATATAGAGAGTGTGTGAGAGTTTGTAAAGGGTGCTAAGTCTGAAGTCTATAGAGCCCTCAGAGCAATTTGAGGAAATATTGGACGTTtcctaatagaataaaaaatatgcCTTAGGTTGACAAGTTCCTAATTTGATAAAGGATCTATCTCCTGAAGTTTACAAAGGGAGTAAAGTCTCATGGAGACATCAGAAAATAGATCCTTTACATGTTATCGTGCTTCCCAGAGAACATGTTCAAGGTACAGTCAGATGATCACACAGATAGGATTGTGGGCTTTGTATACTACCGACAGACACAGATGGAGGACAACTTCTGTTTAGCTTCCAGTGTTTTTACACTGGCTCCATGAGATCAATTTTCAACAGCCTCCAAGagagctttgcacatagtaggtgctgaaaAGTGGGAGAGTAAGTGAACCATGTAGGGCTAAAAATAGGGGAGCCACCGAGGCCGAGCAGGTGGAAGCACCGAGCCGAATCTAAGCTTGACTTCCGTATTGTCTTCTTGAAATGTGCTCGCTTAGCTTCTCGATGAAGTTTACACCTGAATTTGGACCTGGAATCCTCTCCCTTATCAGATACTTCTCTCTGTAAACATCAACCAGGAAAAAGGCCAAGTCAAACATCCCAGGTGCATAACTACTTGATGAAGTGAATTACTATGTGCTCTTTTTAGGCCCCTGAAATAGGTTTGCTTCTTAAGATGCTAAAAATCTAGGGTAGATTCTAGTTCTAACTTTAGGGGATTATCAATGGTTTGAGAAAAAGTCAGAAGGATTTGGGGTGGCTGGTTATGGTTTTTCTTCTGTCACTAGAACAAAGGGAGGAAAATCTGTTTCTTGTACAGCCTGGGGACCTACCCGGGATCCTTGTGAGGAAGAAGGATCAGAAAGAGATCACATCAAACGCTGTGGAGGGACTGGTCAAAGTGCCTTCCTCTCACAAGCTTTGGTCCATGTTAGCAGTATTTCCCAACCATAGCCATGTCTCCCAGAAATAATGGAGGGCCTTCTCCACCAGAGTATTTCAGAAAATGacttaaaatcatcttttttatttccttcctccagATGAAGGGGGCAGATCCAGTACCTACCCTCAACCCAACTGCCTCCCATAACCTGGTTTTAAAACTGAAGAGTCTGGAAAAGTGGTCCAGGGAGGTGGTTTTCCGTCTCAGCCTGTGTCGCTACATCAAGTTCATGCAGCATACCATTCGGGCTATTCGGAAAATGGACCCCACGAATGCCAGTGCTTGAACGTTTTAGTTCATGCCTGTTCCTTCCTTCATTGAAAAATCTGTCCAGTGGGCAGATGGCCATGTTGTTCTTTATGAAGAACCAAAAAAGTATGAGCAAGTGAGAATATtgcttttaataatttaaaattaatttatttgtatttaagtAATATTTATTCCCATAAggtaattattaatttatatattttaaaaacattttaaaggatttctattttttttacatgtgatCTTAATTGAGAAAGGAACTGCCATTCTTGTTCCCTGGGCTCAGAACCAGGGAATTGAAATAAACGAGCAGGTTTTACCTCCAATGATCTGCTAATCAAAAGACGGGCTTCAGAATCAGAAAGCCTGGGCTCAGGTCTCTGCTTTGACACTGACCCACAGACtagatgatcctgggcaagtcattgagtTCTCTCTGGCTCACAAAACTCATTAAAACAAAGTACAGAGAAAGTGCCAACCTGCCTTGGTAAAAAGAATTTCATTATTCAAAGCCTCCTCAacccagtgaaatcacaggtttactctctttcctcattctgaaaaataattatttatgttatatttatgaaattttcataattttaaaagaaactttatataatttaaactattttaaataaattatcttttgtaAAATCTACTTTTTGTGATTAGTTCGatcaaaaagaattatttatgttatatttatgaattttcataattttaaaagaaactatgtaatttgaactattttaaataaaattacctttcgtaaaaatccattttttgtGATTAGTTCGACCAGCTTTCTCATGCAACAAAACCTTTTGTCATCCTTCACCAGATTCTGAAacaaaagggggggaggggagtaaaaAAGGAGGACTTTGGGAGCAATCCTGAAGTCAAA contains these protein-coding regions:
- the IL6 gene encoding LOW QUALITY PROTEIN: interleukin-6 (The sequence of the model RefSeq protein was modified relative to this genomic sequence to represent the inferred CDS: inserted 1 base in 1 codon), which gives rise to MGPLLQITGSLRPLALTLALLVATAARPTPDASGVSSKPSSGPADLIVCKNLADLLRKKADALMEGKCDNSSTILAENNLVFPNLTDQDGCFSSGFNKETCLIKLISKLQEFDGYLQXVENELREKQSRTGTLKTLTTQLAESLKLLMKGADPVPTLNPTASHNLVLKLKSLEKWSREVVFRLSLCRYIKFMQHTIRAIRKMDPTNASA